AATCATATTAGGAGCAATGAAGGCTGCCATGAAAACTGATCATGTTTTCTGAGACATGTTTCATCAATGTAATCAAGTCAAATTGATAGACAATATGATTAAATTAAAGATCAGACACAGctaaaataatgaacatttgaCTGTAGTTTAAAAACGTGTATATAATACATCCCCTGTAGCCAAACAAACCTAAAGCCACTGAGCTGCTATCAGTAGATTTTTGAGTCTGATGACTTTGGCAAGTCCCATGTGGCAGTGCTTTACATCACATTGTGTTCCCCCTACCAGAGAGATTAGCTTCCTGCCCACTAATCTCAACAACCTGCCCACTAATCCCCATCAACAATCAGGCAACATGACTTCTTCCACCCTTAGATTAATGTTCTTCCTTTTATCTAACTGATAACACCCTCACTGTGTTCTGAGCCGCTCTACTTTGCTATTGAAGCTGCAATGAAGTCTGCTGCTAATTCACATCAAAAGTGTTTTATTGGTGAACGAGTGGAAGGTTTTAATTTTTGGGCACCTACAGGAGGTGAAGCCTTTGATACACAGTTTAGAGGCTGTGCTACTGTTCGATAAGACGTAATAACTATATTTTAGGTGCTTTTTGGTTGGTggatacattttaaatactgcAAGGGAGGAATGGGGTGAAACGAGACCCCCACAATTCAACAACTAATATTTCCTATCCATACAGTTTGAGAAATAATGTACATGCCACGCACAAGCCTTGCCGTTTCATTTCACCTCTATTTTATCAGTGATTCAAATGAATAATGTTTCGAGTGAATCGTAGGTCTACAACCAGGCTACACTTGCATAGACCTAATTACTTCAGGACTGAGTAACTTCAACAACAGTAAAAGTTGATGCTGCAAACTTAGCTAGgctctatatgtgtgtgcaaaacATCTGGACTTGTCTGCAGGGACAGACTGAGGTCACCTCAGACCAGCCAGAAGCCCCAGACCCTTCTCAGTGCCAAAGATCAATCCTGcaaaatctctttttcaacaGCGTCCTGGCAAAATGGCAGCTAAAGTTATTAATCCTGCTGCTTACCTGAGGTGGTTAAGGAGAGGTTGGAGCCGTTCATCAGAATGCACTGCTGGTAGTGAGCGGGCCGTCAACTGCAGAGGAGATGGGCATCACATGAGTAATGGTAAATAGTGCAGGTCAAAGGCTTACAACAGCCGAACACACTGCAAGATCAGTGCAAAGATTGAATGCTACACAgaacaataattaaaaaacgAGGCCATGGCTTTGTAATTTAAGCAGGTAGTATGAAGCTGTAACTTTAAAGCACATAAAACTTGAGGAAGCTTACACAATCACTTAATAAAGACTCAAAAGTTGGCCAAATTCATCAGAAACATGGAAACAAAATGGGTAAATAAACAGTCATATCTATTGGGAATCAGCTTTATCATGAGTAGCTTGATGTATGGTGTAATTTTCCACAGTTGGTAATTAATTGGTCACTTGTTAAAGCTGTGAGTATTCACAACATTTACTACCATTAAATGCATCACAAGGATATGTTTTCATGCTTATGGTGTGAGTACAGCTGTAACCCCTGATTGCTTAAGACGCCTCCCATATCTCCTAAACTTTCTCTattgtgtaaaatatatttaatatatttgtttcttAATAATTATCTCAGTTAGTTTCTCCTATCTGAAATGATGTTATTGAATGTCTGCTGGTGGTACCCAAAAGCCAGCCGTCAGCTTGGTGTGTGAGGGATCTTAAAAGGGATCATGTTGAGACCTCTGCCTTGAAATTCCCTCAGCTGCAAGTCTATTGATCTTGCTTCAACTTGTGAGAACAGGACTACAACTTACTGAATTCATACATTATTACGTTAGCCTGGGGTGGagcgatatgaccaaaatctcatatcctgaTAACAATACCTATCccaatatagcacattttatttaattcaatgaataaatagtcgGTCcgtcatatcgcacagccctacATCATCCTGAAACATCTGTAACATATGAAACAACCAGAGCAGCAATGATTAAATcaatcagcagaaaattaatcagcaacgactatattttgatgattgaataATAGTTTTAGTCAAAgctttgctggttgcagcttctcaaggatttgatgcttttctgtgttagacatgatggtaaactgaatatctttggatctgggactgttgatcagacaaaacaagacatttgaagacatcaccttgagcTCTACAAAATTATAATGGGCCTTTTTTGTCAGGTGATTTCTCTCAATACTGTCTAGACCCAAAGCATGGTTTGCATGTCCCTCAAGAGTGCTACAGGATTGAATTTTATACTTAAACTTTCAGATGTATGCACATCCCTCCCTAAGAGAAAGATTTAATAATACTTGTCCACTAATTGCTTCATAAACACAATTCAAATCACCAACACAGAGAGTCTAAATCATTTgctttacacaaacacaaaaagcttAATATGcaacatttctgtctgttcaaGTGAACATCCAACCAATAACGGCTGTCATATGGAGAAGCAGCTTTCAATTTCATGCCTTTTTAATGACACATCTTTTCTCTGCGATGTCCCTTAGCTGTAGCCAGCGGAGGAGAATAAACATTATAGTAACACAGACACAGCCACAATGGCACAGTTACAAGAAAAATTGTTTTGGAGCATTACTCCATTCCAACAGTTAGCGGTCCGGATAATTACCAGGAAATGGGGGGGAATGACTGAACTGGACCaagttgttctttttatttgtttttccccccaaacaGGAAAATATGGCAAGCCTGTCCCATGATGGAGGACACATGTTCAGTTTAAACCAAACCAAGTACATGTTGCCCACTATGCCAATGACTTTCTGCAATAGGTACAACATAAATTCATGATTAGACAGCTAGTACTCAGCAGCATACAAACCAGTTTTCCAACTTCTCACTTAACTTGCACAGGACAAATTGTTTACCATTTCTGAGAAAGGACGGGCACAAGTTACTTCTTGTGCATTCTGAGACTAGTGAAGCACATCAAATCTCCTCTCAGAAATCACTATTGCATAATTCTGATAGTCGTACACATTCTAGTATGCTAGTAAGTTTTAAATAAGTCCTTCAATTTGCCAATATGCATTTCAGATCACTGGCTAAGCACAGTTCGCTCTTTGTCATGAACACAGGCATTATGTGGAAGTGCACTTGATTGAAAGTGACTACTCCGTTAAGTACAAGAGGAGGACAATGTAACACAACCACTACACAGAAACAGACCCTTGTTCAAACTGCCAATGCAATTTATATGCACAAAGCCATGAGGACTGAGCTCCAAAGAGACTCAAACAGCTGCTTTGGTGAGGCATTGTGTCTGGTGTTTTCTTTGACAAAGTGCTTCTTagttggaaaaaacaaacacttaaagGAGGACACTTGGCATATATGTGCATAGGTATGTGTACATGGATAGATGAAAGTCTGTGACAACAAATACCAGAGTGAGGAAAAGTAATAGTTGGTGGTAGCTATTCCATACTGGAGCATATAGAGTTTCTGGTTGTTATGGAACCAAGGCCGGCTGCAACGCTAACGCTACAGTATCTGACCCTTGATTGGCCCATTGTAGGGTCTATTACAAGAAATTGATAGGAATACTTATGTAAACATGTATATAGGATTATGGGCATTTATTCAAAACCAATGTGAAGAAGGTTAAATACTTGCACATAGTCTGTGGTTCCTGAGAACATTTTCAAAACTGTAATTTACGAGACTGGTGCTCTCTTAAGAAAAAATCCCTAGGCACTGAATTAAACACATTCATGACCAATACATAAGTAATTAAATCTGATATACTTTCTTTATAGCAGACAGGTTCACTTTTGAAAAAGGCCGTCTGTTGCCGACTGAGGATCTGGAATGATAAGTCAATGGCCATCGGGTCTAATGTCGTAAACTAATTAGAATCCAAATTTAATCTTAGTtatataatacttttttttattttttatttttaccttgtttcattttatgtgtatttgtccTCTATGTTTTTGTAATCAGTGTTGGTTGATTAAAATATGAGAAGTGTGCTATAATTTCCATTTCCGTTTTTAtggcaaataaaaaataaaacaaaaccttgAACTCTCTGTACTGGCAACTTGAGTAAAGTtaattatgttacttttattgATGTGTTGACAGGATTGTATTGTGTATGGAATACTGTTTggaaattctgtttttatttgacaatGTTAagttgttttatatatttgtattgtgatatttaaaaaagtgaatgaacGCTATAACAGTAAGGTATAACAGTTATGTAGATACTTATCTCTCATATTGATCCCACATTTTCTCCACCATAGTAGACAAACTCAAAAGCAGTTTCATGACTTTCTTCAGAGATCTATGAATACTAGAATAATGCGTATACAGTATACAACCGTTTTGCCAAAGCAAACCTTCTCTTTGCCACCATTGTTACCACTCATCACAAAGTAAAGCGCAATCTAAACACAGTTCACACTTCAGGTACAGAATTAATACGTTATACTAGCTATTAACACATGCAATCAGAAGATTACACAGGATCAAACTTTATCAAAATCCTGCATTTTCAATCTAGACAATTATACCTCCAGCTATCAAGCTACCTTTATTAGAGATTTCTTGCACCGTGCTAATAGACCAAGTCTATTCATAAACCATACAGTGACTCTTTCCTATGGTTGTTAAACACGTTTGTGCCTGTGCCCCAGTAAGGACCCTTAACCATCGTGTAACCGAACCTTGGATGTCTCCTCACATGTATTATAAAGGATGCCTCTGGTTTCCCGAAACATCATGTTCCATGTTCCTCGGGGCATTCAATGCGGTGCACAAGTATTCCAATATTGCGCCTTCACAGACCCCTTAccacagctttaaaaaaaacatattatgcCCTGAGGGATAATAAGTACTTTCATACTAGCTGTCCCTAGTCTTCCCTGCAGACATTTTATGTCATATGTGCATACTTGTTTCCCTCGTTTGAACCCTGCATTTCTCCAGTATCGCTCAAGGCACTGATGGGAACAACCACAGCTGAAGTTTAATAATTTGCTACATGCAGTATATTAACTTAAGCCACATGCACAGTGAGTGGAcacaacagcagaaacatgtaCTATAAAATGCGATGTGAAGCTATGTTGAGTCAGAAAagtgtgattatttttttgctCATAGTTGTTggtgttgtattggattgcattatacTTTAAGTTGCTTCCATTATTGATTTAAAGTCCTGTACATtcacatactatatatatgtaGTGGTAAACTTGTGCTATATGTTTAGATGTGTGTCGTGAACTGTAGCAAAGTACGCATGAATGCTGTCATGTTCCTCTCAAATACAGGATCTCAGGTGCATAACCTCCATGTTCATCCTCTCTGTAACAGCGAAGAGTAACAAACACTTACTGCAAGTGCTTTAGACAGTCTTGTACGGAAATCATTGAGAACAATCGTGACGATGTCCTGGTGTGGGATATACACATAGCCTGCTTTGAGGTACACTTTTCTTGTTCGCACTAGATCCAGGGCATCTTGAAAAGgaacctttaaaataaaaacaagaatggAAGAAAGTTTTGAataattaatgcatttaaaaagatgTATGCTAATATTCCACTTGCATGCCTGGTGAGTGTCAGGATGTTAAGGCCAACCCTTTGCCCTTTGTAGTTTTGGCTGCTTAAAATTTTAAGGTGACCCaatgatttacatttattctCATGATGTTCAATATagcaaatgtgatgatttgcatTCTCTTGATGAATAGACTGTCAGCAACATtcctaaaatgtaaatttacagCCAAGTAGAAGGCCATGACATTTTCCCCCATTCCTTTTCATTTTCGTGAATGGGAAAACTATAGACCTAAATCCATTCAACTGTGAAAGGTTATGACGGTGATCTATCAATCAGCCAATAATTTTTTCGAGCCCTCCATCCACACAGATTTAAAGAGATTCCACATTAACTTGTGGTCACCAGAAAAGATATTTCTgtcaaataataaaatgcaCCACAGCTAACTGATAAAATAGATGCTCAAGTTCACTAACCACTCGACTATGTCAATGCATTGCCAAGAAGACGGCGAGTAGAAGTTGTACGTTTCTGAGAGCATGAATTCTCCAATAAGTTGATTCAAACAGCCTCAGGGATGAATATTTGCTAATTTATTTCACATCATAAGATGCTCTGTCTCTATCTGGCAAAATATTGGCCCGGAGGTAGAGGAGCTGAATTAAAAATAGAACTGAGCCGACAAATCTGTGGTTTACTTCACTGTAATCAATGTTTTATTGTCAAAAAGAGAGTTGACTGGCACACTTTGAAAGGTtaacatgagaaaatattttatagagGCATAAGCGCTTAACagcaagtgagagagagaaagagagagagatgagtaaCTCACTTTGTAGAAGTCCTGACCCTCCACAGTGATTCCACTGACGGTGTTACTGGAGTTGAGAAGTTCATGCTTCAGAGCCATCTTCTCTTCGACACTAGTCTGAAAAGTTattgatgaggatgatgaattTCAGTCAAGAGCTGCAAAGGCACAACTGTTGATACATACAAATACTGTGTTAATACATAGATGGTTTTGGACCAGGGGAAGATAAAGATATCAAATGAATGCTCCGTTTTTGTCCTTATTATTTAGATaccttattatttatttacttaaataGTTTCTCAATTTTTCCTTGAAGTATTCATCTCCATTCAATGAAAACCTGCAACAGTGGTTTCCTTAAGTAGGTCTAAGGACACACaagtaaaacacaaaccaaaTACACGTACAGTTTGATCTACATAGTCTACAGTGTACCAACTATAAAAATGAACGTCAACTCTGATATATCATTTGTTCAACAAagtcttttatttaaaaaaaaaccctaatatTGTGGgcaaaaacatctttaaacatttaaaactataATCACTCTTGAGGGGAACTCCTATTTCCAGAAACATTCATAAGCCCTGTTATTATGATCAAACAGCACCATCTAGTGAGCATGTCAGCTTGTGCAGCTTCTTGTCTCAATACATAATGAGCACTTGAGTTGGAAATGTAATGCACAATATAATTAAAAGCAGAGAGTAGAGGCGCCTTTTTCAATTACAACCTCATCAACTTgttccacttttctctcctaATATGCACTAATACATTTCTGTCTCTGCAAGTCTTATTGGGAATTATTCTTTAATTACTAAAGAGTGTGATATAGAATCTAGACTCTATTTGCTATTTTTAACGTTTAAACACAGTCCCCTCTGTTCATGTTTACAAGTAAACATGAAGATCCTTATTCTACTGTTCAGATTAGTCACAAATGTGGACAGTAGTGAGCAGGTAGAAATGACTggtaaaaaattatataaagttattgtcactgaaaaaactataattgtgtatattgttattattattattgttatattgtgttgcataattaatacattttttgactGGAAAATGACTGTAGGGGCAAAAAATgctacattaaaattaaaagtgtagaAAAACATCTAAACAATTTCATCCTTACCGTTTCATATTGCAGATTATTTCTGTGCAGAAATTCAAGCTTTTGTGGTGCTTGCAGGTCATTGAAGCGGTGGCGAAACAGATCAACTTCCTGTTGTATAAACCATCTCCTTAGATCCTCCCTTTGACATTCCATgggaaataaacattttttttagttgcATTTGAAACACACCCATTAATTACAACGCAACAAATGACAAACTCCACTTACGTTTGGCAGTAGGCGAGTCTGAGAATGAAGTGAGAGATATGGTCCTTTCTTCGTTTCTCGTATTCAGTTGGTCCTTGCACAACTTTTCTGTCATCCTTAACAAgttaaaataagtattttttaatGACGTTAGTTTACATTTCTAACAGCTTCATCTCAGATTTTGTTATCATAGGGCTTTTTGGTAATTGTGGACCAAACTTGAACATGTgtaatatgtttatattctaTCTAGCAGTGTGACAAGGGCTCGGAATATAATATCATGTCAGGCTGCACTCTAACCTGccatttgaaaaatgactagcGAACAATCGCAAGAGGAGGTACCATACTGGGATAAACTTAAATGCCAAGGAAAGGCTGGCATTCAGGCAAGGAAGAACAGTAACAATGACAAACtgtaaaagacattaaaacatatttcaagtGTTTCTTAAAATCAACTTAAACTCAATGTTTTCTCTTTAATGCTGAATTCACCAGAATCTACTAACATCTCTGGATCGATTCAAGACTTTTAAAGGATGTTCAGTGACTTCCTCTCTATACGAGATAGGAGCATATAATTGTAGGCTTTACATCAGCTATGTTTACAAGTTATAAATATTAAGAAACAATTACTGTTACACATGTAGAAAATGGAGGCACCGACCCTTTTACAAAGATGTTAACTAGGAATTTTGTGTCAGCAGGACCTAATACATGCCTTTAGCCCTCTCTTCATGCCTGCACTGGTGGCCACCTGTTAAAACACCTCTCATTTATGCAGTTGAACCTTCACACAAAAGACTTTTTTGTCTGTACAAGCTCCAACTACAAGTCAGAAAACTGCAAATCAATCCATACATCCAGCGCAAAGTGGCATTATATGACGACATGTTCCCAAGCCCTTAATGATCTTCTGAAAGCCAACACCTGGTAAATACGTCTGTGTGAAATCACTGTTTGGAAATGCAGCATAAAACTTGTGATGCATGTCGTGCAAAACATACTCACCGCATCTGGTCTGTAAGGAAAGTTGAGGTTTCTTAACTCACTCtccattttatttgtgtactGGTCTGACTGTTTCACATAGCTCACTCCCAAATTCTCAGTGGTCTTCAACACTGCAGTGACATTAAAAGATGACATAGCAAATAAAAAGTCAGGATTTACCACAGTGTATTTCACAACAGCAgataaaaatatgcaaattaaattatttcaaaatcATAAGATTGGCATGAGACCAAGGTCTTACATTTCAGTCTCTCCACTGCAAACGTCTCAAATTCGTTGAGAGAGATGTTCTCAAGAGGAGGCTGCCCGTAGAACTGTAGAGGAAGTCCATAGAGCTCCGCCTGAGGGTTGGTATTTAACTTCTTTCTCCTGCCGCCAAACTGCATGGTGCCTGATGGTGAAGCAAAAAGTATATTAACACTACTTCCAGTTCCAGATAACAGGGCAGTAGTCACCGCGCTCACAATCTCACACAGTTAGGTGCAGACCAGTATTTGTTTCGATGCAGCTGCATCAAAATGAACCAAGGCACCAAACTCTTCTCTATTTATACCATGCTTAATTCCACAAGTGGTGTCCACAACCTTCCCATCAGCAGGGACATCTGGGTAATATAACATGATCTATTGGAGAAGAACTGTGTGCCTTGTTATGTTTTCATGGACTTAAGGTGGCACTGCCAACAAGTCGCCACCCAATGACATATCAGAGGGTGCTGTAACCTTCTTCACAGAAACAATTACTGCCTCTTTACCTTGTGTTACTTAATTTATGCCATTAAGATTATGTGTAGGTAGCTGCCTGCATAACTCGAGGCCCTCATAACATAGGCAACAAGTGTCGTCTCACTAAGCTTGTGAAGAATGTGTAAACAGTCCACCACAAACCATTAATAGGCAGTCTGAATTTATTCTCATCTTGTAAAAATGGGTTAATTTGCCATAACAGGGGCTAAAAAGCAGCATTCACTAAATAGGACTCTTAAgttattatttatatacttttaaGAACATTTCATCATACTCCAAACTGTGTGAAGTATGGAGAGGGAAGTAATTTTGTAAGTTTTCTCCTTGTCCTGTGTCTTTACATTTGATAAAAGGTGGAAATGACTCCCATAGAGATTTTAGCACAGCACCAGTTTCGCTCCTTTCGTCTAAAAAGCAAGCTAATAAACCTCCGACGGAGACTTAATTCAGCCTTGAACTGAGACGGTTTTGCTAAGTATAACGTCAGTGTGGTCGTAGCTCAATAACGTCAGTCAACAATACATGACACAAACATTGAATAGCAAGCTTTGTATGTAGGTTAGCAGTTACCTTAGCAGCACACATCGCTCGACAAGCTCGGCGGAAAGTTATAGAAACCGTATTTATCATATTTACATTACCTATTAGACGATGGAGTCGCTCCTTGTCAGCTGAAGCCCGCCAAACAAAGTGGGTCGTTCAACAAACGCGGGTAAAAGATGACGTTTCAGCTATCTCAGGAAGGGAAACAGATTGTATATCCGCCTCGCATGGTCGTGTctagatggtaaccctagatttgcgAAACGATCTCGCGAGATTTGCACGTATCGTTCCTTCACTGTGTGCGTTGTTTGTCACCGtacaaaaataattatgttttatgatgtgacaatggtTAAGGTCTGGGTAGGTTTAGGCACAGAAAAATCCTTGATTAGGATTAAGGAAAGAGCATGGTTTGGGTGAAAATGATCAATCTCGCGAGATCGTTCCCAAATCTAGGGTTATCATCTTGACACGACCGGCTGGCTGTCATAATGTGTGGGCGTTCGATTTGTTGTTCCGCCCGATCCGCCGTATGTACAGCTACACGACCTCTGCGGGGACAAGAAGAGACTtaactttttttccatttgagacGTGTAGCCGAAGACGTTCCGCTTGAAAATGAGCcatggcctttttttttttttttttataccgtCGACCTGGCTGGACACAACAGGGACTTACAGGGTTGTCTGTAACACATATCAAACGCACCCAGAACGCATGGGTTGCCTTGCCCCATAGATTGAGATGCTGATTTTCTTTTCAAGAAGATAGATAGAAGTTAATACAGACATTGGAAAACTATTATCCTGGTTGTTCTGTGATGAGtgtactcaagtactgtattacAGTCCAATTGaagtactttacttgagtatttaaattttatgctgcttctactccactatatttcagaaGGGAATATTGTATTTGTTACTCCACTTATCAGACATACTTCTCATTCTCGTTTTTTAAGAtcttacataaaaaaacataacgAGCTTATGAAATACAATGCATTGATATAGCTCAAACATACGTAtacacagtgcatttacagtttaAATTACAGCAGCTTCACCCCAACCAAAtaccacattaaaatgcatcttaCACATTGATGCATCAGAATTAACATTCTAATGATCTAACGTATAATTATCACTTACATGGGCCATTTTTCTCTAGAATAACTTTGATACTTCaaggacatttttattgataATGTATGAATGAAGGACTATTTGTACAGGAATGTtatattggtacttttatttaagtaaaggataCGGAACTTCTTCCTCCACTGAAGATAGGGACATTTCAGTTCAATGTTTGGTAATTAAAATTAACCCAAGGCTCGATTAACCGTCTGGATGTGCAGCACAAAAATGGGCTGTGGGCCCCTGTTGACCCTCATTTCTCCCACTGACTGAGCATTGTTAATTAGCTTATTATAATCATAAATTAATTTAGGAATATGTGACATATAAGCACAAgataaactgaaataatgacAGCTTTAATATAGATTGTAACCCAGGGCCCCTGTACGAGATGGGGCCTCAGGATGATGGAATAATGCAGCTGTCACCTTAACCCCTGGCAGTACTGGCAAACGAATGTGTAATTAATCAAATCACCATAAATGCCACAAGGTGAACCTGAACCTTTCTGGCCCCCTATAGGCCTTGTGTTAATCAAATCCCAATGAGGAATGGACCCTCACAGGCTTTAAGACATCACATCTACAGTCTGTGTTGAGGAAATATATGCGTGCAGAGGGGTGCAAAAAGCACTGCTTATAGTTTTATGCTCACCTTCAGTATCCTATATATTAGTATGTTGTTTGACCAAATCAAATGATAACAAATCGGTATGGACAGATAAACATAATCATACCTTTATTGAACAAAGTATAGACACAGTCTCCATGTAAAGATTTATCAAATGACTCCAAAACTCCACGAACAAATATGTAACTCTAAATTTTACaaagattttattattttgcacAAATTTTACTGgtcatttcattcatatttttctacattttatttattagtttttttgtcagggatgatgcaaaaaaaaacaacaaacattgtaacaggttaaaataacatgatgACATGTTCCCAAGCCCTGTATGCTCTTCTGAAAGCTAACACCTGGTATATAGTCGGTGTGAAA
This genomic stretch from Thunnus albacares chromosome 14, fThuAlb1.1, whole genome shotgun sequence harbors:
- the prim2 gene encoding DNA primase large subunit codes for the protein MQFGGRRKKLNTNPQAELYGLPLQFYGQPPLENISLNEFETFAVERLKLLKTTENLGVSYVKQSDQYTNKMESELRNLNFPYRPDADDRKVVQGPTEYEKRRKDHISHFILRLAYCQTEDLRRWFIQQEVDLFRHRFNDLQAPQKLEFLHRNNLQYETTSVEEKMALKHELLNSSNTVSGITVEGQDFYKVPFQDALDLVRTRKVYLKAGYVYIPHQDIVTIVLNDFRTRLSKALALTARSLPAVHSDERLQPLLNHLSHAYVGQDYSIQKNVGKISLEQIDSLSGKSYPLCMRQLHQALRENHHLRHGGRMQYGLFLKGIGLSLEQALQFWRSEFVRGKVDADKFDKAYAYSIRHMFGKEGKRTDYTPYSCMKVILSNAPSQGDHHGCPFRHSDPELLKQKLQFYKVSPSGISQILELVKGMHYQLACQKYFELTHNIEDSNFSLSHPNQYFVESQRILGGGKDIKRETDTPKRPQENSVAKGPTAARETSANASQDLPEMQEDLDSFFQDA